Proteins encoded within one genomic window of Paracoccus sp. MA:
- the phnH gene encoding phosphonate C-P lyase system protein PhnH: MNAILTGGFADPSTQSAHAFRALLEAMARPGRIFAVAGAQPPAPISVAAGVALLTLTDATTPLHLAGAADCEALRGWIGFHTGAPLVAAEQAQFALGRWDALQPVSRFRIGEPSYPDRSATLIVELDRLEPEGARLTGPGIEAEARLSLPETAAFRANRALFPLGFDCVLTCGDRLAALPRSTHVEDA, from the coding sequence ATGAACGCCATCCTGACCGGGGGTTTCGCCGACCCTTCCACGCAATCCGCCCATGCCTTTCGCGCGCTGCTGGAGGCCATGGCCCGGCCCGGCCGCATCTTCGCCGTCGCCGGCGCGCAGCCGCCCGCGCCGATCTCGGTCGCGGCGGGGGTGGCGCTGCTGACGCTGACCGACGCCACCACGCCGCTGCATCTGGCCGGCGCCGCGGATTGCGAGGCGCTGCGCGGCTGGATCGGCTTTCACACCGGCGCGCCGCTGGTTGCGGCCGAACAGGCGCAATTCGCGCTTGGCCGCTGGGATGCGCTGCAACCCGTCAGCCGCTTCCGCATCGGCGAGCCCTCCTATCCCGACCGCTCGGCCACGCTGATCGTCGAACTGGACCGGCTGGAGCCCGAGGGCGCCCGCCTGACCGGCCCCGGCATCGAGGCCGAGGCGCGGCTTTCGCTGCCCGAGACCGCCGCCTTTCGCGCCAACCGGGCGCTGTTCCCGCTGGGCTTCGATTGCGTCCTGACCTGCGGCGACCGGCTGGCCGCCCTGCCCCGCAGCACCCATGTGGAGGACGCCTGA
- the phnL gene encoding phosphonate C-P lyase system protein PhnL codes for MIEIRNLSKSFTLHNQGGVAIPVMAGAHLRVAGGECVGLVGRSGAGKSTLMRMVYGNYLAGGGSIRIGGVDVVTAEPRQILALRRAVLGHVSQFLRVVPRVPTLEVVAEPLLRLGTPAPEARARAAELLARLNIPERLWRLSPTTFSGGEQQRVNIARGFAHDYPALLLDEPTASLDAQNREVVLRLIEEAKARGAAILGIFHDEGARDRVCDRLVDVTGFTPGLAA; via the coding sequence ATGATCGAGATCCGGAACCTTTCGAAAAGCTTTACCCTGCACAATCAGGGCGGCGTGGCGATCCCGGTGATGGCGGGGGCGCATCTGCGCGTGGCCGGCGGCGAATGCGTCGGGCTGGTCGGTCGGTCCGGCGCCGGCAAATCGACGCTGATGCGCATGGTCTATGGCAATTACCTGGCCGGCGGCGGCTCGATCCGCATCGGCGGGGTCGATGTGGTCACGGCCGAGCCGCGGCAGATCCTGGCCTTGCGCCGCGCGGTGCTGGGCCATGTCAGCCAGTTCCTGCGCGTCGTGCCGCGCGTGCCGACGCTGGAGGTGGTGGCCGAACCGCTGCTGCGGCTGGGCACCCCTGCCCCCGAGGCCCGCGCCCGCGCCGCCGAACTGCTGGCCCGGCTGAACATCCCGGAACGGCTCTGGCGGCTGTCGCCCACCACCTTCTCGGGCGGCGAGCAGCAGCGGGTCAACATCGCCCGCGGCTTCGCCCATGACTATCCGGCGCTGCTGCTGGACGAGCCGACCGCCAGCCTCGACGCGCAGAACCGCGAGGTGGTGCTGCGCCTGATCGAGGAGGCCAAGGCCCGCGGCGCGGCGATCCTCGGCATCTTCCACGACGAGGGGGCGCGGGACCGGGTCTGCGACCGGCTGGTCGACGTGACCGGCTTCACGCCGGGGCTGGCGGCATGA
- a CDS encoding aromatic ring-hydroxylating dioxygenase subunit alpha, with the protein MLRESDVLSMLLRRKPAHSLAQELYCDPGVFQVDLENIWYREWLFAIPSCEIPKAGDYVVHEVGVYSVVIVRGTDGQIRAFHNACRHRGSVLCKSKKGRNPKIVCPYHQWTYDLDGRLIWARDMGPEFDPSRHGLKQVHCRNLSGMVYICVADVAPDIEELAAETARYLAPHDLENSKVAYESTIIEKGNWKLVWENNRECYHCAGNHPSLCRTFPEDPRAIGNNDDGILASDLDKHVARCEAIGAPSAFKIAELGEWRFVRTPLLEGAESYTMDGKVASTRPNSGIPFRDAGALLKFRYPGTWNHFLSDHSILFRVTPISPTETEVCTKWLVHKDAVEGQDYDLKRLTEVWIATNDEDREVVENNQRGILTPAYEPGPYSEIHEGGLIQFTDWYASTLVRAITGPKAMAAE; encoded by the coding sequence ATGTTGCGCGAATCGGATGTTCTGTCGATGCTTCTGCGCCGCAAGCCAGCCCATTCCCTTGCGCAGGAGCTGTATTGCGATCCCGGCGTCTTCCAGGTCGATCTGGAAAACATCTGGTATCGCGAATGGCTTTTCGCCATCCCGTCCTGCGAGATCCCGAAGGCCGGCGACTATGTCGTCCATGAGGTGGGCGTCTATTCGGTGGTGATCGTGCGCGGCACCGATGGCCAGATCCGCGCCTTCCACAATGCCTGCCGTCACCGCGGCTCGGTCCTGTGCAAGAGCAAGAAGGGCCGCAACCCGAAGATCGTCTGCCCCTATCATCAATGGACCTACGACCTGGACGGCCGGCTGATCTGGGCGCGCGACATGGGCCCCGAATTCGACCCGTCGCGGCATGGCCTCAAGCAGGTGCATTGCCGCAACCTGTCGGGGATGGTCTATATCTGCGTCGCCGACGTGGCCCCGGATATCGAGGAACTCGCGGCCGAGACGGCGCGCTACCTGGCGCCGCACGACCTGGAGAACTCCAAGGTCGCCTATGAGAGCACCATCATCGAGAAGGGCAACTGGAAGCTGGTCTGGGAAAACAACCGCGAATGCTATCACTGCGCGGGCAACCATCCGTCGCTGTGCCGGACCTTCCCCGAGGACCCGCGCGCCATCGGCAACAACGACGACGGGATCCTGGCCTCGGATCTCGACAAGCATGTCGCGCGCTGCGAAGCCATCGGCGCGCCCTCGGCCTTCAAGATCGCGGAACTGGGCGAATGGCGCTTCGTGCGCACCCCGCTGCTTGAGGGCGCCGAAAGCTACACCATGGACGGCAAGGTCGCCTCGACCAGGCCGAACTCGGGGATTCCGTTCCGGGATGCGGGCGCGCTGCTGAAATTCCGCTATCCGGGCACCTGGAACCATTTCCTGTCCGATCACAGCATCCTGTTCCGGGTGACGCCGATCAGCCCGACCGAAACCGAGGTCTGCACCAAGTGGCTGGTCCACAAGGATGCGGTCGAGGGCCAGGACTACGACCTGAAGCGGCTGACCGAAGTCTGGATCGCCACCAATGACGAGGATCGCGAGGTCGTCGAGAACAACCAGCGCGGCATCCTGACCCCGGCCTATGAGCCCGGCCCCTATTCGGAAATCCACGAGGGCGGGCTGATCCAGTTCACCGACTGGTATGCCAGCACGCTGGTTCGTGCGATCACCGGCCCCAAGGCGATGGCGGCGGAGTAA
- a CDS encoding carbon-phosphorus lyase complex subunit PhnI, translated as MYVAVKGGERAIDAAHAWLAEERRGDPAVPELTVAQIREQMALAVNRVMAEGSLYDPDLAALAIKQARGDLIEAVFLIRAYRTTLPRFGVSRPVDTAAMAVDRRVSATFKDLPGGQVLGPTFDYTHRLLDFALAAEGTPPPAPMAPASDEPVPHVTGLLDRDGLIEQQPAEDTPAPDLTRQPLELPASRALRLQALARADEGFTLSLAYSTQRGYGRTHAFVGELRIGRVAVEVELPELGFAVEIGEVELTECDTVNQFKGSKTEPPQFTRGYGLVMGQSERKAISMSLVDRALRWQELGEDFTGAPAQDEEFVLSHCDNIQSTGFLEHIKLPHYVDFQAELELVRRMRREAVQMQEAAE; from the coding sequence ATGTATGTCGCCGTCAAAGGGGGCGAGCGCGCCATCGACGCCGCCCATGCCTGGCTGGCCGAGGAACGCCGCGGCGATCCCGCGGTCCCCGAGCTGACCGTGGCCCAGATCCGCGAGCAGATGGCGCTGGCGGTGAACCGGGTGATGGCCGAGGGCTCGCTCTATGATCCCGACCTTGCCGCGCTGGCGATCAAGCAGGCGCGCGGCGACCTGATCGAGGCGGTGTTCCTGATCCGCGCCTATCGCACCACCTTGCCGCGCTTCGGCGTCTCGCGCCCGGTCGATACGGCGGCGATGGCGGTCGATCGCCGCGTCTCGGCCACCTTCAAGGATCTGCCGGGCGGGCAGGTGCTGGGGCCGACCTTCGACTATACCCACCGCCTGCTGGATTTCGCGCTGGCCGCCGAAGGCACGCCGCCGCCCGCCCCGATGGCGCCTGCCTCGGACGAGCCGGTGCCGCATGTCACCGGCCTGCTGGACCGCGACGGGCTGATCGAGCAGCAGCCGGCCGAGGACACGCCCGCCCCCGACCTGACGCGCCAGCCGCTGGAACTGCCGGCCTCGCGCGCGCTGCGCCTGCAGGCGCTGGCGCGGGCGGACGAGGGCTTCACCCTGTCGCTGGCCTATTCCACGCAGCGCGGCTATGGCCGCACCCATGCCTTCGTGGGCGAATTGCGCATCGGCCGCGTCGCGGTCGAGGTCGAACTGCCCGAGCTGGGCTTCGCCGTCGAGATCGGCGAGGTCGAGCTGACCGAATGCGACACGGTGAACCAGTTCAAGGGCTCGAAGACCGAGCCGCCGCAATTCACCCGCGGCTATGGGCTGGTCATGGGCCAGTCGGAACGCAAGGCGATCTCGATGAGCCTGGTCGACCGCGCCCTGCGCTGGCAGGAGCTGGGCGAGGATTTCACCGGCGCCCCCGCACAGGATGAGGAGTTCGTGCTAAGCCATTGCGACAACATCCAATCGACGGGTTTCCTCGAACATATCAAGCTGCCGCATTACGTCGATTTCCAGGCGGAACTGGAACTGGTCCGGCGCATGCGGCGCGAGGCCGTGCAGATGCAGGAGGCGGCGGAATGA
- the phnN gene encoding phosphonate metabolism protein/1,5-bisphosphokinase (PRPP-forming) PhnN — MSRRLVAVVGPSGAGKDTLMALACAARPDIRAARRVVTRPAEAGGEDFEPVTEAEFAARERAGAFALHWRAHGLGYGIPADALAGEGTLLINASRAVLAEAQARFPDLTVLLVTAPPEVLARRLAGRGRESGADQAARLARAGFPLPPGLAPRVVMNDGTPDQGLARFLAALQPERV; from the coding sequence ATGAGCCGGCGGCTGGTCGCCGTGGTCGGCCCCTCGGGCGCGGGCAAGGACACGCTGATGGCGCTGGCCTGCGCCGCGCGGCCCGACATCCGCGCCGCCCGCCGCGTCGTCACCCGCCCGGCCGAGGCCGGCGGCGAGGATTTCGAGCCCGTCACCGAGGCCGAATTCGCCGCGCGCGAGCGGGCCGGCGCCTTCGCCCTGCATTGGCGCGCGCATGGGCTGGGCTATGGCATCCCGGCCGACGCGCTGGCGGGCGAAGGCACGCTGCTCATCAATGCCAGCCGCGCCGTGCTGGCCGAGGCGCAGGCGCGGTTCCCGGACCTGACGGTGCTGCTGGTGACGGCGCCGCCCGAGGTGCTGGCGCGGCGGCTGGCCGGGCGGGGGCGCGAAAGCGGCGCCGATCAGGCGGCGCGGCTGGCTCGGGCGGGCTTTCCGCTGCCGCCCGGTCTCGCGCCGCGCGTGGTGATGAACGACGGCACGCCCGATCAGGGGCTTGCGCGCTTCCTCGCCGCGCTTCAGCCGGAAAGGGTATAG
- a CDS encoding DUF1045 domain-containing protein, with amino-acid sequence MEIMKRYAVYYAPPEGEFARRADAWLGWNAATGQPLTPPELGLPAEEITRDPRRYGFHGTLKPPFRLAEGRDAEALHRAVEALAARLSPVVLPGLRLASLGGFLALVPEGDAAPLQTLAATVVAALDGFRAPLTEAEIARRRPEQLTPRQRELLELWGYPYVMEEFRFHLTLTDRLEEPLAAEAARILEAHFAPVLPRPFKVSDLCLFGEAGDGRFHLLHRYTLSG; translated from the coding sequence ATGGAAATCATGAAGCGTTACGCCGTCTATTACGCCCCGCCCGAGGGGGAATTCGCCCGCCGCGCCGATGCATGGCTGGGCTGGAATGCCGCCACGGGCCAGCCGCTGACCCCGCCGGAACTGGGCCTGCCGGCCGAGGAGATCACCCGCGACCCGCGCCGATACGGCTTTCACGGCACGCTGAAGCCGCCCTTCCGGCTGGCCGAGGGCCGGGATGCCGAAGCATTGCACCGGGCGGTCGAGGCTCTGGCGGCGCGGCTTTCGCCCGTCGTCCTGCCCGGGCTGCGGCTGGCGAGCCTGGGCGGCTTTCTGGCCTTGGTGCCCGAAGGCGACGCGGCGCCGCTGCAAACCCTGGCCGCGACGGTGGTGGCGGCGCTGGACGGCTTTCGCGCGCCCCTGACCGAGGCCGAGATCGCCCGCCGCCGCCCCGAGCAGCTGACGCCGCGGCAGCGCGAGCTGCTGGAGCTCTGGGGCTATCCCTATGTGATGGAGGAATTCCGCTTCCACCTGACCCTGACCGACCGGCTGGAGGAACCGCTGGCCGCCGAGGCGGCGCGGATCCTGGAGGCGCATTTCGCCCCGGTCCTGCCCCGGCCCTTCAAGGTCTCGGACCTGTGCCTGTTCGGCGAGGCGGGGGACGGGCGTTTTCACCTGCTGCATCGCTATACCCTTTCCGGCTGA
- a CDS encoding alpha-D-ribose 1-methylphosphonate 5-phosphate C-P-lyase PhnJ produces the protein MTDQAYNFAYLDEQTKRMIRRALLKALAIPGYQVPFASREMPMPYGWGTGGVQVTAACLTPDDRLKVIDQGADDTTNAVSIRRFFQRTAGVETTERTAEATVIQTRHRIPEQPLSEGQILVYQVPIPEPLRFLEPRETETRKMHELEEYGLMHVKLYEDIARHGEIATAYAYPVRVEGRYVMDPSPIPKFDNPKLAGNPAIQLFGAGREARIYAVPPYSDVVSLDFEDHPFIASKADHACDLCGSAGSYLDEVITDDRGTRMFVCSDTDFCASRQAQGHRGRLSPQGATP, from the coding sequence ATGACCGACCAAGCCTATAACTTCGCCTATCTGGACGAACAGACCAAGCGGATGATCCGCCGCGCGCTGCTGAAGGCGCTGGCGATCCCCGGCTATCAGGTGCCCTTCGCCAGCCGCGAGATGCCCATGCCCTATGGCTGGGGCACCGGCGGCGTTCAGGTGACGGCGGCCTGCCTGACCCCGGACGACCGGCTGAAGGTCATCGACCAGGGCGCGGACGACACCACCAATGCCGTGTCGATCCGCCGCTTCTTCCAGCGCACGGCGGGGGTCGAGACCACCGAGCGCACCGCGGAGGCCACGGTGATCCAGACCCGCCACCGCATCCCCGAGCAGCCGCTGAGCGAAGGCCAGATCCTGGTCTATCAGGTGCCGATCCCCGAGCCCTTGCGCTTTCTGGAGCCGCGAGAGACCGAGACCCGCAAGATGCACGAGCTTGAGGAATACGGGCTGATGCATGTCAAGCTTTACGAGGACATCGCCCGGCATGGCGAGATCGCGACCGCCTATGCCTATCCGGTCAGGGTCGAGGGGCGCTATGTCATGGACCCCTCGCCGATCCCGAAATTCGACAATCCGAAACTGGCCGGCAACCCGGCGATCCAGCTTTTCGGCGCCGGGCGCGAGGCACGCATCTATGCCGTGCCGCCATATTCGGATGTGGTCAGCCTGGATTTCGAGGACCATCCCTTCATCGCCTCGAAGGCCGATCACGCATGCGACCTCTGCGGCTCGGCCGGCAGCTATCTGGACGAGGTGATCACCGACGACCGCGGCACGCGCATGTTCGTCTGTTCCGATACCGATTTCTGCGCCTCGCGCCAGGCGCAGGGGCATCGCGGCCGCCTGTCGCCGCAAGGAGCCACGCCATGA
- a CDS encoding alpha-D-ribose 1-methylphosphonate 5-triphosphate diphosphatase, protein MTETILANATLILPDEVIRGALRMADGRIAAIDPGRRVPTGALDCEGDLVLPGLIELHTDNLERHIQPRPRVHWPHQAAILAHDGELASVGITTVFDALRVGSVVSDGKANYGEYARALADEILDLRDRGALKISHFLHLRAEVCSETLVAEMAKFGPRDRIGIVSLMDHTPGERQFRDLSKLKDYVCGKHGLSDEGFADHVASQRALRDRLGALHEATAVAEARRYGAVLASHDDTTAAQVAVSAGHGAHFAEFPTTAEAARACRDHGILVMMGAPNLIRGGSHSGNVAAADLAEAGLLDILSSDYVPSSLLSAALLLGDLWGDMARGIATVTQAPAEATGLGDRGRLAAGARADVIRVARIGEAGALRGAWVQGKRVA, encoded by the coding sequence ATGACCGAGACGATCCTTGCCAATGCCACGCTTATCCTGCCCGACGAGGTGATCCGCGGCGCGCTGCGCATGGCCGATGGCCGCATCGCCGCCATCGATCCGGGCCGGAGGGTGCCGACGGGCGCGCTGGATTGCGAGGGCGATCTGGTGCTGCCGGGCCTGATCGAACTGCATACCGACAATCTGGAGCGGCACATCCAGCCCCGCCCCCGGGTGCATTGGCCGCATCAGGCGGCGATCCTGGCCCATGACGGCGAACTGGCCAGCGTGGGCATCACCACCGTCTTCGACGCGCTGCGCGTCGGCTCGGTCGTGTCGGACGGCAAGGCGAACTATGGCGAATATGCCCGGGCGCTGGCCGACGAGATCCTGGATCTGCGGGACAGGGGCGCGCTGAAGATCAGCCATTTCCTGCACCTGCGGGCCGAGGTCTGTTCCGAAACCCTGGTGGCCGAGATGGCGAAATTCGGCCCCCGGGACCGCATCGGCATCGTCAGCCTGATGGACCACACGCCCGGAGAGCGGCAGTTCCGCGACCTCTCGAAGCTCAAGGACTATGTCTGCGGCAAGCACGGCCTGTCGGACGAGGGCTTTGCCGACCATGTCGCCAGCCAGCGCGCCCTGCGCGACCGGCTGGGCGCGCTGCACGAGGCGACCGCGGTGGCCGAGGCGCGGCGCTATGGCGCGGTGCTGGCCAGCCATGACGACACCACGGCGGCGCAGGTCGCGGTTTCGGCCGGGCACGGCGCGCATTTCGCCGAATTCCCGACCACGGCCGAGGCGGCGCGCGCCTGCCGCGACCACGGCATCCTGGTGATGATGGGGGCGCCGAACCTGATCCGCGGCGGCAGCCATTCCGGCAATGTCGCGGCGGCGGATCTGGCCGAGGCGGGGCTTCTGGACATCCTGTCCTCGGATTACGTGCCCTCGTCGCTGCTGTCGGCGGCGCTGCTTCTGGGCGATCTGTGGGGCGACATGGCGCGCGGCATCGCCACCGTGACCCAGGCCCCGGCCGAGGCGACGGGGCTCGGGGATCGCGGCCGGCTTGCGGCCGGGGCGCGCGCCGACGTGATCCGCGTCGCCCGCATCGGCGAGGCGGGGGCGCTGCGCGGCGCCTGGGTGCAGGGCAAGCGCGTGGCCTGA
- the phnF gene encoding phosphonate metabolism transcriptional regulator PhnF encodes MARSAIWKSIADTLAAEIAGGHYHPGDKLPSEAVLAARFGVNRHTVRHALAALAEAGTLRSRRGAGVFVAARPTDYPLGRRVRFHRNIVASGRTPSRRLTLTETRAANVEEAEALRLAAGSPVHVVEGVSLVDGQPVAVFRSVFDAGRFPDLLRHVVEIPSVTAALAECGLKDYTRASTRLTAELAPAVMALTLELPEGAPVLRSVSVNVDGAGVPVEYGTTCFAGDRVTLTLRPEDV; translated from the coding sequence ATGGCGCGCAGCGCGATCTGGAAATCCATCGCCGACACGCTGGCGGCCGAGATCGCCGGCGGGCATTACCACCCCGGCGACAAGCTGCCCTCCGAGGCGGTGCTGGCGGCGCGTTTCGGGGTGAATCGCCATACGGTACGCCACGCACTGGCCGCGCTGGCCGAGGCGGGGACGCTGCGCTCGCGCCGCGGTGCGGGGGTCTTTGTCGCGGCGCGGCCGACCGATTATCCGCTGGGCCGCCGGGTGCGGTTTCATCGCAACATCGTCGCCTCGGGCCGCACGCCCTCGCGCCGGCTGACGCTGACCGAGACGCGCGCCGCCAATGTCGAGGAGGCCGAGGCGCTGCGCCTTGCCGCCGGCAGCCCGGTGCATGTGGTCGAGGGCGTGTCGCTGGTCGATGGTCAGCCTGTGGCGGTGTTCCGCTCGGTCTTCGATGCCGGGCGCTTTCCCGACCTGTTGCGGCATGTGGTCGAGATCCCCTCGGTCACCGCGGCGCTGGCGGAATGCGGGCTGAAGGACTATACCCGCGCCTCGACCCGGCTGACGGCCGAGCTGGCGCCGGCGGTGATGGCGCTGACGCTGGAACTGCCCGAAGGGGCGCCGGTGCTGCGCTCGGTCTCGGTGAACGTGGACGGTGCGGGCGTGCCGGTCGAATACGGCACCACCTGCTTCGCCGGCGACCGCGTCACGCTGACCCTGCGCCCCGAGGACGTTTAG
- a CDS encoding carboxymuconolactone decarboxylase family protein: MTPRMTDHFDRAKTGYRALTGFEAALQAGPLEPKLLHLVKLRASQINGCAFCIQMHTAEALQDGETHMRLHMVAGWRDSPLFSDRERAALAWTEALTLIAQTGAPDADWQAVEAAFSPDERAWLTLAIGAINLWNRVQVGLRARHAMGLPAERADAA; this comes from the coding sequence ATGACACCCCGCATGACCGATCATTTCGACCGCGCCAAGACCGGCTATCGCGCGCTGACAGGCTTCGAGGCCGCGCTGCAGGCCGGCCCGCTGGAGCCGAAACTGCTGCATCTGGTCAAGCTGCGCGCCTCGCAGATCAATGGCTGCGCCTTCTGCATCCAGATGCACACGGCCGAGGCGTTGCAGGACGGCGAGACCCATATGCGCCTGCACATGGTCGCCGGCTGGCGCGACAGCCCGCTGTTTTCCGACCGCGAGCGCGCGGCGCTGGCTTGGACCGAGGCGCTGACGCTGATCGCCCAGACCGGGGCGCCGGACGCGGATTGGCAGGCGGTCGAGGCGGCCTTTTCCCCGGACGAGCGCGCCTGGCTGACGCTGGCCATCGGCGCGATCAACCTGTGGAACCGCGTGCAGGTCGGCTTGCGCGCCCGGCATGCGATGGGCCTGCCGGCGGAACGGGCCGATGCGGCCTGA
- a CDS encoding sigma-70 family RNA polymerase sigma factor — protein MRPDRATQTFQAQRPRLLRLAYRMLGSHAEAEDILQEAWLRWDRSDRTAIAEPAAWLTRVVSRLCLDQMKSARARRESYPGTWLPEPLIEPQDDSLRADNLTLTLMMALERLTPLERAAFLLHDVFGERLDEVAETIGRSPAATRQLAARARAHVRVDRPRHAVPKETGEALARAFFEACRQGDPAVLGRILARDVRIYSDGGGKVVAFLNVIAGAERVARLYAGLARKPGPPPEFLGAVTIDGLPGFLSRVGGHLQTTALQIEEGRVAAIFITRNPDKLAGLRPAAQNGLSG, from the coding sequence ATGCGGCCTGACCGCGCCACGCAAACCTTTCAGGCGCAGCGGCCCCGGCTGCTGCGCCTGGCCTATCGCATGCTCGGCAGCCATGCCGAGGCCGAGGACATCCTGCAAGAGGCCTGGCTGCGCTGGGACCGCAGCGACCGGACGGCGATCGCCGAGCCGGCGGCATGGCTGACGCGGGTGGTCTCGCGCCTGTGCCTCGACCAGATGAAATCCGCCCGCGCCCGGCGCGAGTCCTATCCCGGCACCTGGCTGCCCGAGCCGCTGATCGAACCCCAGGACGACAGCCTGCGCGCCGACAACCTGACGCTGACCCTGATGATGGCGCTGGAGCGGCTGACGCCGCTGGAACGCGCCGCCTTCCTGCTGCACGACGTCTTTGGCGAAAGGCTGGACGAGGTCGCGGAAACCATCGGCCGCAGCCCGGCCGCGACCCGGCAGCTGGCCGCACGGGCCCGCGCGCATGTGCGCGTCGACCGGCCCCGCCATGCCGTTCCGAAAGAGACCGGCGAGGCGCTGGCCCGCGCCTTCTTCGAGGCCTGCCGGCAAGGCGATCCGGCGGTGCTGGGCCGGATCCTTGCCCGCGACGTGCGGATCTATTCCGACGGCGGCGGCAAGGTGGTGGCCTTCCTCAACGTGATCGCGGGGGCCGAGCGCGTCGCCCGGCTCTATGCCGGGCTGGCGCGCAAGCCAGGCCCCCCGCCCGAGTTCCTGGGCGCCGTCACCATCGACGGCCTGCCCGGCTTTCTCAGCCGCGTCGGCGGCCATCTGCAAACCACCGCCCTGCAGATCGAGGAAGGCCGCGTCGCCGCCATCTTCATCACCCGCAACCCCGACAAGCTGGCGGGGCTGCGGCCGGCCGCTCAGAACGGGCTGTCGGGATAG
- the phnK gene encoding phosphonate C-P lyase system protein PhnK codes for MTLMQNAITAAPLLSVQGLTKRYGARIGCMGVGFDLYPGEVLGIVGESGSGKSTLLSCLAGHQRPDEGRILFDGADVLAFSEAERRRLLRGDWAYVHQNPRDGLRMGVSAGGNVGERLMAVGARNYAAIRETATDWLGRVEIAADRIDDRPSAFSGGMQQRLQIARNLVTGPRLVFMDEPTGGLDVSVQARLLDLLRGLVRDLGLSVVIVTHDLAVVRLLADRLMVMKSGRVVECGLTDQVLDDPQHAYTQLLVSSVLQV; via the coding sequence ATGACCCTGATGCAGAACGCCATCACCGCCGCGCCGCTGCTGTCGGTGCAGGGCTTGACGAAACGCTACGGCGCGCGGATCGGCTGCATGGGCGTCGGCTTCGACCTTTATCCCGGCGAGGTGCTGGGCATCGTCGGCGAAAGCGGCTCGGGGAAATCCACGCTGCTGTCCTGCCTCGCCGGCCACCAGCGCCCGGACGAGGGGCGGATCCTGTTCGACGGCGCCGACGTGCTGGCCTTTTCCGAGGCCGAGCGGCGCCGGCTGCTGCGCGGCGACTGGGCCTATGTCCACCAGAACCCGCGCGACGGGCTGCGCATGGGCGTCTCGGCCGGCGGCAATGTCGGCGAGCGGCTGATGGCCGTGGGCGCACGCAACTATGCCGCCATCCGCGAGACCGCCACCGACTGGCTGGGCCGGGTCGAGATCGCGGCGGACCGGATCGACGACCGCCCCTCGGCCTTTTCGGGCGGCATGCAGCAGCGGCTGCAGATCGCGCGCAACCTGGTGACGGGGCCGCGGCTGGTGTTCATGGACGAACCGACCGGCGGGCTCGACGTCAGCGTGCAGGCGCGGCTTCTGGACCTGCTGCGCGGGCTGGTGCGTGACCTTGGCCTGTCTGTGGTGATCGTGACCCATGACCTTGCCGTGGTGCGGCTGCTCGCCGACCGGCTGATGGTGATGAAATCGGGCCGGGTGGTGGAATGCGGGCTGACCGATCAGGTGCTGGACGATCCGCAGCATGCCTATACCCAGCTTCTCGTGTCCTCTGTCCTTCAGGTGTAA
- the phnG gene encoding phosphonate C-P lyase system protein PhnG codes for MSHSPPPETAARRDWISALAKAPPGRLAALLPDLPAHELLRAPEIGTVMVQGRIGGTGAPFNLGEMTVTRCSVRLPGGAVGHACVQGRDKAHAARAAIADALMQTEAAPRIEAKVLTPLRAEAAEARASRAAKAAATRVEFFTMLRGEDA; via the coding sequence ATGTCCCACTCTCCCCCTCCCGAAACCGCTGCGCGCCGCGACTGGATCTCGGCGCTGGCCAAGGCGCCGCCGGGGCGGCTGGCGGCGCTGCTGCCCGACCTGCCCGCGCATGAGCTGCTGCGCGCGCCCGAGATCGGCACCGTGATGGTGCAGGGCCGTATCGGTGGCACAGGCGCGCCCTTCAACTTGGGCGAGATGACCGTGACCCGCTGCTCGGTCCGGCTGCCGGGCGGTGCGGTGGGCCATGCCTGCGTGCAGGGCCGCGACAAGGCCCATGCCGCCCGCGCCGCCATCGCCGATGCGCTGATGCAGACCGAGGCCGCGCCGCGGATCGAGGCGAAGGTGCTGACCCCCCTTCGGGCCGAGGCCGCCGAAGCGCGCGCCAGCCGTGCCGCCAAGGCCGCCGCGACCCGGGTCGAATTCTTCACCATGCTGCGCGGAGAGGACGCATGA